In Ailuropoda melanoleuca isolate Jingjing chromosome 4, ASM200744v2, whole genome shotgun sequence, the following proteins share a genomic window:
- the ADGRE5 gene encoding adhesion G protein-coupled receptor E5 isoform X1, producing MGMSCDCASPFTAPYLHYPACQGEIAAPAFEGCREDNCPASSGEGPGPAAVLPPLHKVLASLETPRSWPAGGDCPAHPLLLRPPVQTMGGPRRRSFPLLLPVLGVLLILLEAGSQKTSDCARWCPPKSTCVNATACRCFPGYISSFGEIFTSILESCDDINECGPSSTVSCGKFADCQNTEGSYYCTCIPGFELASGAREFRNESENTCQDVDECQLKPRVCKSRSVCINSQGSYTCKCPPGLELNPGDPNLCTDVNECTSGQNPCHTSTHCLNNIGGYECRCRPGWKPVPGSPNGPNNTVCEDVDECSSGPPRCHNSTVCINTAGSYKCRCLRGWEPKPGFQDKQPNTICEEMSFPTWTPPPGIQSQSMSHFFEKVQDLRRGFKPALAQATMQELINSMDGMLNASTDLETLLPDDRHRMATQFLLGLETVLRTLAKAMPGDSFTYLTSSDTELSLMIQEHGEGNSTIGQSHARMLLSWDVATGARDSGPTVMGILSSRNMEKLLAKASMELEPEKKAELQKKYQRPVHGAQPLLLSPVNLVFLSNTNTEKLDSPVIFAFSYSGEKPESRQELICAFWKSNSTKGGYWATTGCQTLGTRNNSTTCQCNHLSSFAILMAHYDIEDPKLTLITKVGLSLSLVCLLLCILTFLLVRPIQGSRTTVHLHLCICLFVGSAIFLAGIEKEGDEPGLRCRLVAGLLHYFFLAAFCWMSLEGVELYFLVVRVFQGQGLSKWKLCLIGYGVPLLVVAISAAIKSEGYGHNLYCWLDRESGFLWSFLGPVILVVLCNAVVFVTTVWKLTQKFSEINPDMKKLKKARVLTITAVAQLLVLGGTWVFGLFLFDPQSSLLSYTFTILNCLQGLFLFVLHCLLNKKVREEYRRWAGRVTGNKYSEFTTSTSGTSHNPMQAHRPSESGM from the exons ATGGGCATGTCCTGTGACTGTGCAAGTCCTTTCACGGCTCCATACCTCCATTACCCCGCCTGTCAAGGGGAAATCGCAGCACCTGCCTTCGAGGGCTGTCGGGAAGATAA CTGCCCCGCCAGTTCCGGGGAGGGCCCTGGGCCAGCCGCTGTCCTCCCCCCGCTTCATAAAGTCTTGGCCAGCCTCGAGACACCGCGCAGCTGGCCAGCCGGGGGAGACTGCCCTGCCCATCCTCTGCTCCTTCGGCCGCCAGTGCAGACCATGGGAGGCCCCCGCCGCCGcagcttccctctcctccttccag TGCTGGGTGTCTTGCTGATTCTGTTGGAAGCTGGATCCCAGAAAACCAGTG ACTGTGCTCGCTGGTGCCCTCCAAAATCCACGTGTGTCAATGCCACTGCCTGTCGCTGCTTCCCGGGATACATTTCTTCATTCGGGGAGATCTTCACCAGCATCTTGGAGAGCTGTGATG ACATCAATGAGTGTGGGCCGTCCTCGACAGTGTCCTGTGGAAAATTTGCAGACTGCCAGAACACAGAGGGCAGCTACTACTGCACGTGCATTCCAGGATTTGAGCTTGCTTCTGGGGCAAGAGAATTCAGGAATGAGAGTGAGAACACGTGTCAAG ACGTGGACGAATGtcagctgaaacccagagtctgTAAAAGCCGCAGCGTCTGCATCAACTCCCAGGGCAGCTACACCTGCAAGTGCCCGCCCGGCTTGGAGCTCAACCCGGGCGACCCGAATCTGTGCACAG ATGTGAATGAATGCACGTCGGGGCAGAACCCATGCCACACCTCCACCCACTGCCTCAACAACATTGGGGGCTATGAGTGCCGCTGCCGCCCTGGGTGGAAGCCGGTCCCTGGGTCCCCCAACGGCCCAAACAACACCGTCTGCGAAG atgTGGACGAGTGCAGCTCCGGGCCGCCTAGGTGCCATAACTCCACCGTCTGCATCAACACCGCGGGCTCGTACAAGTGCCGCTGCCTCCGGGGCTGGGAGCCCAAACCCGGATTCCAGGATAAGCAGCCCAACACCATCTGTGAAG AGATGTCCTTCCCCACCTGGACCCCACCCCCTGGAATCCAGAGCCAG AGCATGTCCCACTTCTTTGAAAAAGTCCAAGACCTGCGCAGAGGCTTCAAGCCAGCCTTGGCTCAGGCCACCATGCAG GAGCTCATCAACTCAATGGATGGGATGCTGAATGCCTCCACGGATCTGGAGACCCTGCTCCCAGATGACAGGCACCGCATGGCCACCCAATTCCTCTTGGGCCTCGAAACAGTCCTGAGGACGCTGGCCAAGGCCATGCCTGGAGACTCCTTCACCTATCTTACCTCTTCAGACACAG aGCTATCCCTGATGATCCAGGAGCATGGGGAGGGAAACAGCACCATAGGTCAGAGCCATGCACGGATGCTGCTGAGCTGGGATGTGGCGACTGGAGCCAGGGATTCGG GCCCCACCGTGATGGGCATCCTGTCCAGCCGGAACATGGAAAAATTGCTGGCCAAGGCCTCCATGGAGCTGGAGCCTGAGAAGAAAGCCGAGCTGCAGAAGAAGTACCAGCGTCCTGTCCATGGtgcccagcctctgctcctctcGCCAGTCAACTTGGTCTTTCTGAGCAACACGAACACAGAGAAACTTGACTCCCCCGTCATCTTTGCTTTCTCCTACTCG GGGGAGAAACCTGAGTCACGGCAGGAGCTGATCTGTGCATTCTGGAAGAGTAACAGCACCAAGGGCGGGTACTGGGCCACCACAGGCTGCCAGACCCTGGGCACCAGGAATAACAGCACCACGTGCCAGTGCAACCACCTGAGCAGCTTTGCCATCCTCATGGCCCACTATGACATAGAG GACCCGAAGCTGACCCTGATCACCAAGGTGGGGCTGTCGCTGTCGCTAGTCTGCCTGCTGCTGTGCATTCTCACCTTCCTGCTGGTGCGGCCCATCCAGGGCTCGCGCACCACCGTGCACCTGCACCTTTGCATCTGCCTCTTCGTGGGCTCCGCCATCTTCCTGGCGGGCATCGAGAAAGAAGGCGACGAG CCGGGGCTGCGCTGCCGCCTGGTGGCCGGACTGCTGCATTACTTCTTCCTGGCCGCCTTCTGCTGGATGAGCCTCGAGGGAGTGGAGCTCTACTTCCTGGTGGTGCGCGTGTTCCAGGGCCAGGGCCTGAGCAAGTGGAAGCTCTGCCTGATCGGCTACGGGGTGCCCCTGCTCGTCGTGGCCATCTCCGCGGCCATCAAGAGCGAGGGCTATGGCCACAACCTCTA TTGCTGGTTGGACCGAGAAAGCGGCTTCCTCTGGAGCTTCCTAGGACCTGTGATCCTCGTGGTTCTG TGCAATGCTGTGGTCTTCGTGACTACTGTCTGGAAGCTCACTCAGAAGTTTTCTGAGATCAACCCAGAcatgaagaaactaaagaaggCCAG GGTGCTGACCATCACGGCTGTGGCTCAGCTCCTTGTGCTGGGCGGCACCTGGGTCTTCGGCCTCTTCCTCTTCGACCCGCAGAGCTCGCTGCTGTCCTACACCTTCACCATCCTCAACTGCCTGCAAGGCCTCTTCCTCTTTGTGCTCCACTGCCTGCTCAACAAGAAG GTGAGGGAGGAGTACAGAAGGTGGGCCGGCAGGGTCACAGGGAACAAGTACTCGGAGTTCACCACATCCACGTCTGGCACCAGCCACAATCCGATGCAG GCGCACAGGCCCTCTGAGTCCGGTATGTGA
- the ADGRE5 gene encoding adhesion G protein-coupled receptor E5 isoform X3: MLCWCPGAPEICPASSGEGPGPAAVLPPLHKVLASLETPRSWPAGGDCPAHPLLLRPPVQTMGGPRRRSFPLLLPVLGVLLILLEAGSQKTSDCARWCPPKSTCVNATACRCFPGYISSFGEIFTSILESCDDINECGPSSTVSCGKFADCQNTEGSYYCTCIPGFELASGAREFRNESENTCQDVDECQLKPRVCKSRSVCINSQGSYTCKCPPGLELNPGDPNLCTDVNECTSGQNPCHTSTHCLNNIGGYECRCRPGWKPVPGSPNGPNNTVCEDVDECSSGPPRCHNSTVCINTAGSYKCRCLRGWEPKPGFQDKQPNTICEEMSFPTWTPPPGIQSQSMSHFFEKVQDLRRGFKPALAQATMQELINSMDGMLNASTDLETLLPDDRHRMATQFLLGLETVLRTLAKAMPGDSFTYLTSSDTELSLMIQEHGEGNSTIGQSHARMLLSWDVATGARDSGPTVMGILSSRNMEKLLAKASMELEPEKKAELQKKYQRPVHGAQPLLLSPVNLVFLSNTNTEKLDSPVIFAFSYSGEKPESRQELICAFWKSNSTKGGYWATTGCQTLGTRNNSTTCQCNHLSSFAILMAHYDIEDPKLTLITKVGLSLSLVCLLLCILTFLLVRPIQGSRTTVHLHLCICLFVGSAIFLAGIEKEGDEPGLRCRLVAGLLHYFFLAAFCWMSLEGVELYFLVVRVFQGQGLSKWKLCLIGYGVPLLVVAISAAIKSEGYGHNLYCWLDRESGFLWSFLGPVILVVLCNAVVFVTTVWKLTQKFSEINPDMKKLKKARVLTITAVAQLLVLGGTWVFGLFLFDPQSSLLSYTFTILNCLQGLFLFVLHCLLNKKVREEYRRWAGRVTGNKYSEFTTSTSGTSHNPMQAHRPSESGM; this comes from the exons ATGCTCTGTTGgtgcccaggagcccctgagat CTGCCCCGCCAGTTCCGGGGAGGGCCCTGGGCCAGCCGCTGTCCTCCCCCCGCTTCATAAAGTCTTGGCCAGCCTCGAGACACCGCGCAGCTGGCCAGCCGGGGGAGACTGCCCTGCCCATCCTCTGCTCCTTCGGCCGCCAGTGCAGACCATGGGAGGCCCCCGCCGCCGcagcttccctctcctccttccag TGCTGGGTGTCTTGCTGATTCTGTTGGAAGCTGGATCCCAGAAAACCAGTG ACTGTGCTCGCTGGTGCCCTCCAAAATCCACGTGTGTCAATGCCACTGCCTGTCGCTGCTTCCCGGGATACATTTCTTCATTCGGGGAGATCTTCACCAGCATCTTGGAGAGCTGTGATG ACATCAATGAGTGTGGGCCGTCCTCGACAGTGTCCTGTGGAAAATTTGCAGACTGCCAGAACACAGAGGGCAGCTACTACTGCACGTGCATTCCAGGATTTGAGCTTGCTTCTGGGGCAAGAGAATTCAGGAATGAGAGTGAGAACACGTGTCAAG ACGTGGACGAATGtcagctgaaacccagagtctgTAAAAGCCGCAGCGTCTGCATCAACTCCCAGGGCAGCTACACCTGCAAGTGCCCGCCCGGCTTGGAGCTCAACCCGGGCGACCCGAATCTGTGCACAG ATGTGAATGAATGCACGTCGGGGCAGAACCCATGCCACACCTCCACCCACTGCCTCAACAACATTGGGGGCTATGAGTGCCGCTGCCGCCCTGGGTGGAAGCCGGTCCCTGGGTCCCCCAACGGCCCAAACAACACCGTCTGCGAAG atgTGGACGAGTGCAGCTCCGGGCCGCCTAGGTGCCATAACTCCACCGTCTGCATCAACACCGCGGGCTCGTACAAGTGCCGCTGCCTCCGGGGCTGGGAGCCCAAACCCGGATTCCAGGATAAGCAGCCCAACACCATCTGTGAAG AGATGTCCTTCCCCACCTGGACCCCACCCCCTGGAATCCAGAGCCAG AGCATGTCCCACTTCTTTGAAAAAGTCCAAGACCTGCGCAGAGGCTTCAAGCCAGCCTTGGCTCAGGCCACCATGCAG GAGCTCATCAACTCAATGGATGGGATGCTGAATGCCTCCACGGATCTGGAGACCCTGCTCCCAGATGACAGGCACCGCATGGCCACCCAATTCCTCTTGGGCCTCGAAACAGTCCTGAGGACGCTGGCCAAGGCCATGCCTGGAGACTCCTTCACCTATCTTACCTCTTCAGACACAG aGCTATCCCTGATGATCCAGGAGCATGGGGAGGGAAACAGCACCATAGGTCAGAGCCATGCACGGATGCTGCTGAGCTGGGATGTGGCGACTGGAGCCAGGGATTCGG GCCCCACCGTGATGGGCATCCTGTCCAGCCGGAACATGGAAAAATTGCTGGCCAAGGCCTCCATGGAGCTGGAGCCTGAGAAGAAAGCCGAGCTGCAGAAGAAGTACCAGCGTCCTGTCCATGGtgcccagcctctgctcctctcGCCAGTCAACTTGGTCTTTCTGAGCAACACGAACACAGAGAAACTTGACTCCCCCGTCATCTTTGCTTTCTCCTACTCG GGGGAGAAACCTGAGTCACGGCAGGAGCTGATCTGTGCATTCTGGAAGAGTAACAGCACCAAGGGCGGGTACTGGGCCACCACAGGCTGCCAGACCCTGGGCACCAGGAATAACAGCACCACGTGCCAGTGCAACCACCTGAGCAGCTTTGCCATCCTCATGGCCCACTATGACATAGAG GACCCGAAGCTGACCCTGATCACCAAGGTGGGGCTGTCGCTGTCGCTAGTCTGCCTGCTGCTGTGCATTCTCACCTTCCTGCTGGTGCGGCCCATCCAGGGCTCGCGCACCACCGTGCACCTGCACCTTTGCATCTGCCTCTTCGTGGGCTCCGCCATCTTCCTGGCGGGCATCGAGAAAGAAGGCGACGAG CCGGGGCTGCGCTGCCGCCTGGTGGCCGGACTGCTGCATTACTTCTTCCTGGCCGCCTTCTGCTGGATGAGCCTCGAGGGAGTGGAGCTCTACTTCCTGGTGGTGCGCGTGTTCCAGGGCCAGGGCCTGAGCAAGTGGAAGCTCTGCCTGATCGGCTACGGGGTGCCCCTGCTCGTCGTGGCCATCTCCGCGGCCATCAAGAGCGAGGGCTATGGCCACAACCTCTA TTGCTGGTTGGACCGAGAAAGCGGCTTCCTCTGGAGCTTCCTAGGACCTGTGATCCTCGTGGTTCTG TGCAATGCTGTGGTCTTCGTGACTACTGTCTGGAAGCTCACTCAGAAGTTTTCTGAGATCAACCCAGAcatgaagaaactaaagaaggCCAG GGTGCTGACCATCACGGCTGTGGCTCAGCTCCTTGTGCTGGGCGGCACCTGGGTCTTCGGCCTCTTCCTCTTCGACCCGCAGAGCTCGCTGCTGTCCTACACCTTCACCATCCTCAACTGCCTGCAAGGCCTCTTCCTCTTTGTGCTCCACTGCCTGCTCAACAAGAAG GTGAGGGAGGAGTACAGAAGGTGGGCCGGCAGGGTCACAGGGAACAAGTACTCGGAGTTCACCACATCCACGTCTGGCACCAGCCACAATCCGATGCAG GCGCACAGGCCCTCTGAGTCCGGTATGTGA
- the ADGRE5 gene encoding adhesion G protein-coupled receptor E5 isoform X6: MGGPRRRSFPLLLPVLGVLLILLEAGSQKTSDCARWCPPKSTCVNATACRCFPGYISSFGEIFTSILESCDDINECGPSSTVSCGKFADCQNTEGSYYCTCIPGFELASGAREFRNESENTCQDVDECQLKPRVCKSRSVCINSQGSYTCKCPPGLELNPGDPNLCTDVNECTSGQNPCHTSTHCLNNIGGYECRCRPGWKPVPGSPNGPNNTVCEDVDECSSGPPRCHNSTVCINTAGSYKCRCLRGWEPKPGFQDKQPNTICEEMSFPTWTPPPGIQSQSMSHFFEKVQDLRRGFKPALAQATMQELINSMDGMLNASTDLETLLPDDRHRMATQFLLGLETVLRTLAKAMPGDSFTYLTSSDTELSLMIQEHGEGNSTIGQSHARMLLSWDVATGARDSGPTVMGILSSRNMEKLLAKASMELEPEKKAELQKKYQRPVHGAQPLLLSPVNLVFLSNTNTEKLDSPVIFAFSYSGEKPESRQELICAFWKSNSTKGGYWATTGCQTLGTRNNSTTCQCNHLSSFAILMAHYDIEDPKLTLITKVGLSLSLVCLLLCILTFLLVRPIQGSRTTVHLHLCICLFVGSAIFLAGIEKEGDEPGLRCRLVAGLLHYFFLAAFCWMSLEGVELYFLVVRVFQGQGLSKWKLCLIGYGVPLLVVAISAAIKSEGYGHNLYCWLDRESGFLWSFLGPVILVVLCNAVVFVTTVWKLTQKFSEINPDMKKLKKARVLTITAVAQLLVLGGTWVFGLFLFDPQSSLLSYTFTILNCLQGLFLFVLHCLLNKKVREEYRRWAGRVTGNKYSEFTTSTSGTSHNPMQAHRPSESGM, encoded by the exons ATGGGAGGCCCCCGCCGCCGcagcttccctctcctccttccag TGCTGGGTGTCTTGCTGATTCTGTTGGAAGCTGGATCCCAGAAAACCAGTG ACTGTGCTCGCTGGTGCCCTCCAAAATCCACGTGTGTCAATGCCACTGCCTGTCGCTGCTTCCCGGGATACATTTCTTCATTCGGGGAGATCTTCACCAGCATCTTGGAGAGCTGTGATG ACATCAATGAGTGTGGGCCGTCCTCGACAGTGTCCTGTGGAAAATTTGCAGACTGCCAGAACACAGAGGGCAGCTACTACTGCACGTGCATTCCAGGATTTGAGCTTGCTTCTGGGGCAAGAGAATTCAGGAATGAGAGTGAGAACACGTGTCAAG ACGTGGACGAATGtcagctgaaacccagagtctgTAAAAGCCGCAGCGTCTGCATCAACTCCCAGGGCAGCTACACCTGCAAGTGCCCGCCCGGCTTGGAGCTCAACCCGGGCGACCCGAATCTGTGCACAG ATGTGAATGAATGCACGTCGGGGCAGAACCCATGCCACACCTCCACCCACTGCCTCAACAACATTGGGGGCTATGAGTGCCGCTGCCGCCCTGGGTGGAAGCCGGTCCCTGGGTCCCCCAACGGCCCAAACAACACCGTCTGCGAAG atgTGGACGAGTGCAGCTCCGGGCCGCCTAGGTGCCATAACTCCACCGTCTGCATCAACACCGCGGGCTCGTACAAGTGCCGCTGCCTCCGGGGCTGGGAGCCCAAACCCGGATTCCAGGATAAGCAGCCCAACACCATCTGTGAAG AGATGTCCTTCCCCACCTGGACCCCACCCCCTGGAATCCAGAGCCAG AGCATGTCCCACTTCTTTGAAAAAGTCCAAGACCTGCGCAGAGGCTTCAAGCCAGCCTTGGCTCAGGCCACCATGCAG GAGCTCATCAACTCAATGGATGGGATGCTGAATGCCTCCACGGATCTGGAGACCCTGCTCCCAGATGACAGGCACCGCATGGCCACCCAATTCCTCTTGGGCCTCGAAACAGTCCTGAGGACGCTGGCCAAGGCCATGCCTGGAGACTCCTTCACCTATCTTACCTCTTCAGACACAG aGCTATCCCTGATGATCCAGGAGCATGGGGAGGGAAACAGCACCATAGGTCAGAGCCATGCACGGATGCTGCTGAGCTGGGATGTGGCGACTGGAGCCAGGGATTCGG GCCCCACCGTGATGGGCATCCTGTCCAGCCGGAACATGGAAAAATTGCTGGCCAAGGCCTCCATGGAGCTGGAGCCTGAGAAGAAAGCCGAGCTGCAGAAGAAGTACCAGCGTCCTGTCCATGGtgcccagcctctgctcctctcGCCAGTCAACTTGGTCTTTCTGAGCAACACGAACACAGAGAAACTTGACTCCCCCGTCATCTTTGCTTTCTCCTACTCG GGGGAGAAACCTGAGTCACGGCAGGAGCTGATCTGTGCATTCTGGAAGAGTAACAGCACCAAGGGCGGGTACTGGGCCACCACAGGCTGCCAGACCCTGGGCACCAGGAATAACAGCACCACGTGCCAGTGCAACCACCTGAGCAGCTTTGCCATCCTCATGGCCCACTATGACATAGAG GACCCGAAGCTGACCCTGATCACCAAGGTGGGGCTGTCGCTGTCGCTAGTCTGCCTGCTGCTGTGCATTCTCACCTTCCTGCTGGTGCGGCCCATCCAGGGCTCGCGCACCACCGTGCACCTGCACCTTTGCATCTGCCTCTTCGTGGGCTCCGCCATCTTCCTGGCGGGCATCGAGAAAGAAGGCGACGAG CCGGGGCTGCGCTGCCGCCTGGTGGCCGGACTGCTGCATTACTTCTTCCTGGCCGCCTTCTGCTGGATGAGCCTCGAGGGAGTGGAGCTCTACTTCCTGGTGGTGCGCGTGTTCCAGGGCCAGGGCCTGAGCAAGTGGAAGCTCTGCCTGATCGGCTACGGGGTGCCCCTGCTCGTCGTGGCCATCTCCGCGGCCATCAAGAGCGAGGGCTATGGCCACAACCTCTA TTGCTGGTTGGACCGAGAAAGCGGCTTCCTCTGGAGCTTCCTAGGACCTGTGATCCTCGTGGTTCTG TGCAATGCTGTGGTCTTCGTGACTACTGTCTGGAAGCTCACTCAGAAGTTTTCTGAGATCAACCCAGAcatgaagaaactaaagaaggCCAG GGTGCTGACCATCACGGCTGTGGCTCAGCTCCTTGTGCTGGGCGGCACCTGGGTCTTCGGCCTCTTCCTCTTCGACCCGCAGAGCTCGCTGCTGTCCTACACCTTCACCATCCTCAACTGCCTGCAAGGCCTCTTCCTCTTTGTGCTCCACTGCCTGCTCAACAAGAAG GTGAGGGAGGAGTACAGAAGGTGGGCCGGCAGGGTCACAGGGAACAAGTACTCGGAGTTCACCACATCCACGTCTGGCACCAGCCACAATCCGATGCAG GCGCACAGGCCCTCTGAGTCCGGTATGTGA